The DNA sequence CTATTGAAGACCAAATGGAAGAAAATGTTACAAGATCATCAAagcaaaaaaaaattgaatttggtgagaaagaaaattataaaaaaacTTGAAGTAGAAAAGATTTTTATAACATTATTTTTAATGTAGTATACAATAATTGATAAATAAAAAAGGTCGTTGGCTATGGGGTTCAAACCCACACACACTTATGTATGCATATCTTATAGCTTATGCCTTAATCTTTGCAAGTGAGGTTCTAGATGAAGAACCTATAGACTATAAGGAAGTTTATGAGGAGTCGAAATAAGACTGCAATCAATTTGGCAAAGAATATGATAGCACATGGacgaagcaagcacatcgaaatgaggtttcattatcttcgagagcaagtTGCAAAAGGAAAGTTGAATCTTGAACACTGCAGAAATGAAAATCAtattgcagacatcatgacgaaagGAGTGCAGATCGAAGTGTTCAAGAAGTTAAGATTTATGATGAATGTGGATAGCTTAGGCATAATaaattaggtggtgtgttgaattgtaattccttgtgtcgaagaAGGTTGTTCGACAGAGGGAAGGAAGTGTCGAAACATTTATGTCAAAatgtcgaagcaggttgctcgacaaaGATTTTGACTTAGGTTTATTTTGTAATTTTAGCTGAATTAGGTTAGTTAGAGTTTTTGCTTAGAGAGCAAGCAAACACAACCTATAAATAGAGAGTAACCCATTTTAAATGAAGAAATATTAATTTTGAAATAAACTattaaagtaaaataaaaaatgaaacatatccttaattaattattattttgttgACACAGTAAAATCAGAAATGGTCTTTCTACCCAATTGCTAAAAAATATTCCACATTCCACCAACTGTTGTTGACAATAGATGGTGTGTTAATTTAAAATCAAAAGGTAAATTTGCTGAAGATAATGCATAGATAATCAAGTCGTTAGTTGTTTATTTACTGGGAAACTTTGAAATGGTCTTTCAATTATTCCTTGTGTTGGGACGAATGTGAAACAATTATTATAAAAATTATGTCTAAGGAAGTAAGACAAAGTCTATTATACTGATCTTAATTTGATTTATGAAGAATGATTCATTATCTAATACTAAATTAATTACGGTAAACTTCAATTGCAACCCACTTCAACGTTTCAACCTTATAAATACCAAGATTTACATGCAACAAAAATCAATTCTCACAAGCAAACAATAATTTACATAAAAAGTGAGTTGCAAAATGAAGGTCCTTTACTTCCTTGTTACCATCTTGGCTTTGGCATCTTCTCCTTCCTTTGCTTATGACCCTAGTCCTCTCCAAGACTTTTGTGTTGCAATTCAAGATCCCAAAGATGCTGGTATTTATATATTCTTCATAAATCTTTTTTTAATTAGCTTGTGTTAAGAATTTACTCTATTCTAACTATATCTTGATGATTTGTAGTATTTGTGAATGGAAAGTTCTGTAAAGACCCTGCGTTAGTTAAAGCTGAAGATTTCTTCGAACATGTTAATCCTGGAAATACCTCAAACGCATTAGGCTCTCAAGTGACTGCAGTCACTGTAGATCAACTATTCGGACTAAACACACTCGGCATATCTTTGGCTCGCATTGATTTTGCACCTAAGGGTTTAAATCCACCCCACACTCACCCTCGAGGCACTGAGATCCTTATAGTTCTTGAAGGCACCCTTTATGTTGGATTTGTCACTTCCAATCAAGATAAAAATCGTCTCTTCACCAAAGTGCTCAACAAGGGTGATGTATTTGTGTTTCCTATCGGTCTCATCCACTTTCAACTAAATGTGGGATACGGTAATGCCGTTGCAATTGCTGGACTTAGCAGTCAAAATCCAGGAGTTATTACTATTGCAAATGCGTTGTTCAAATCTAATCCCCCTATTTCTGACGAGGTTCTTACCAAAGCTTTTCAAGTAGATAAGAGCATCATTGATTATCTTCAAAAGCAGTCTTGGTACGACAACAACTAATTCGAGAACATAATAAATCAATTTATTCAGTATGGATAATTGATTTATGGTCTTCAATCACATCCTGCAATCAACCTTCCCTActttcttcttcttattattgTTAATAAATAAAATGTATTGTCTTTTATTTGAACATGTGGTTATTTTATTTTGAGTTTCATTTGGTTCAATAATAGATTGTTTTGAGGATTTTTGTAAGCTAATAATTTTCTATCCCAATGGTGATCATTATTTTGAATTATTAATGACTCTTATCCGACTATAAGTTAAACTACATACTAACAATAATTTATTTTTACCATTTTGATTTAGTTT is a window from the Lathyrus oleraceus cultivar Zhongwan6 unplaced genomic scaffold, CAAS_Psat_ZW6_1.0 chrUn0124, whole genome shotgun sequence genome containing:
- the LOC127112461 gene encoding germin-like protein subfamily 1 member 7 — translated: MKVLYFLVTILALASSPSFAYDPSPLQDFCVAIQDPKDAVFVNGKFCKDPALVKAEDFFEHVNPGNTSNALGSQVTAVTVDQLFGLNTLGISLARIDFAPKGLNPPHTHPRGTEILIVLEGTLYVGFVTSNQDKNRLFTKVLNKGDVFVFPIGLIHFQLNVGYGNAVAIAGLSSQNPGVITIANALFKSNPPISDEVLTKAFQVDKSIIDYLQKQSWYDNN